The proteins below are encoded in one region of Flammeovirga kamogawensis:
- a CDS encoding T9SS type A sorting domain-containing protein translates to MTQSKTFTLCFAFFILVFNNLNATDISWTGNGDGSNWSDGANWSSNSAPEISNEITIDCNCTVVLSAEFKSTGSIIVALGSTLDASSTKIKLDADNAYITNYGVLLANELKAEVHTGTIINNYGQITAEKFEDKHVPNASTFNNYSDATLTVTTKLHYHGTINNFGTIDGGNVSDKVEIHGATLTGGGETIADNIIIKSEGDDSNAYVENQSFTTSDGCAGGSSVTFNGSEFNDVKDAIAAIDGYSFHSNDVYVCGTNSIGVDLPIELTSFVVTQQENDVLIEWVTASEENNSHFIIERSSDGRNWKDIARVEGAGNSNVLLNYSFSDKVPLDGVSYYRLLQVDFDRNFEYFSAVAVIREVVATLALKAYPVPANNNVQVLSSENDFTGNTFKVFSASGHDVTDLVTSSSKANSEITLNISSLKQGVYIFKTRTQMVRFHKM, encoded by the coding sequence ATGACACAATCGAAAACATTTACCCTTTGCTTTGCTTTTTTTATTTTAGTATTTAATAACCTAAACGCAACCGATATTTCTTGGACAGGAAATGGCGATGGTTCAAATTGGAGTGATGGAGCTAATTGGAGCTCAAATTCAGCTCCAGAAATATCTAATGAAATTACTATAGATTGTAATTGTACTGTAGTTTTATCAGCGGAGTTTAAATCAACAGGATCAATAATAGTAGCTTTAGGGAGTACTTTGGATGCATCATCTACTAAAATTAAATTAGATGCCGATAATGCATATATCACAAATTACGGAGTTTTACTTGCGAACGAACTGAAAGCTGAAGTACATACAGGTACTATAATTAATAATTATGGGCAGATCACAGCTGAAAAGTTTGAAGATAAGCATGTTCCTAATGCTTCTACTTTTAATAATTATTCAGATGCAACTCTTACAGTAACTACTAAACTCCATTATCATGGTACAATAAATAATTTTGGTACTATAGATGGCGGGAATGTATCTGATAAAGTTGAAATACATGGAGCTACTTTGACTGGAGGTGGTGAAACAATTGCTGATAATATTATAATTAAAAGTGAAGGTGATGATTCTAATGCATATGTAGAAAATCAATCTTTTACAACATCAGATGGTTGTGCAGGAGGGTCTTCAGTGACATTTAATGGAAGTGAATTTAATGATGTAAAGGATGCTATTGCAGCAATAGATGGTTATTCTTTTCATAGCAATGATGTTTATGTTTGTGGTACTAATAGTATTGGTGTAGACCTTCCTATTGAGTTAACTTCATTCGTGGTAACACAACAAGAAAATGATGTTTTAATTGAATGGGTAACAGCATCAGAAGAAAATAACTCTCATTTTATTATTGAACGATCTAGTGATGGCCGAAATTGGAAAGATATAGCTAGAGTAGAAGGTGCAGGAAATTCTAATGTTTTATTAAATTACTCTTTTTCTGACAAAGTACCTTTAGATGGAGTTAGTTATTACCGTTTATTACAAGTAGACTTTGATAGAAACTTCGAATACTTTTCTGCGGTAGCTGTAATTAGAGAAGTGGTTGCAACATTAGCATTAAAGGCCTATCCAGTACCAGCGAATAACAATGTACAAGTACTTTCATCAGAAAATGATTTTACGGGAAATACTTTTAAAGTATTTAGTGCTTCTGGCCATGATGTTACAGATTTAGTGACTTCTTCTAGCAAAGCCAATAGCGAAATTACTTTAAATATATCCTCGTTAAAACAAGGTGTTTATATTTTTAAGACAAGAACTCAAATGGTTCGTTTTCACAAAATGTAA
- a CDS encoding T9SS type A sorting domain-containing protein encodes MKAYFTLLLFLNSVLLCFSADITWIGADGVDGNWNTASNWDGGVPNSTDNITIDCNCEIDVTSDLTINSYLKVKSGTTINMNNKKLSITSEGTEFRNGGIITAIAEFKSDVSNIEIYNSGEISATRIHGGKDHTSIITNWSAGVIKVSGEFHLDGLLKNYGLLEVDTKMKIHGGYVKGGGTIQTQTFDMSDEDSRGAILANQVITTSDGCTGTSVTFNDESFEDFNNSLPAGVTVNDDNVYVCGFNNNDVALPIELHSFSVRKSSAQVIIEWVTASEENNSHFIIERSSDGRNWKDIARVEGAGNSNVLLNYSFSDKAPLDGVSYYRLLQVDFDRNFEYFSAKSIKFDFVEDFNIIAYPIPTQNFVYIKSNQIGFLKNRVNLYTLNGKIVTTQIIITPSSEDIISLNISFLPKGIYICKYLNQTIRVLKE; translated from the coding sequence ATGAAAGCTTATTTTACTCTATTGTTATTCCTTAATTCTGTGCTTTTGTGTTTTTCCGCTGATATCACTTGGATAGGAGCAGATGGTGTGGATGGAAATTGGAATACTGCATCAAATTGGGACGGAGGAGTACCAAACAGTACTGATAATATTACTATTGATTGTAATTGTGAGATTGATGTAACCTCAGATCTTACAATAAATAGCTATTTAAAAGTAAAATCAGGTACAACAATTAATATGAATAATAAAAAGCTATCGATTACAAGTGAAGGAACTGAATTTAGAAATGGAGGAATTATTACAGCTATTGCAGAATTTAAATCTGATGTTTCAAATATTGAAATCTATAATTCTGGTGAAATTTCTGCAACAAGGATTCATGGAGGAAAAGATCATACAAGTATAATTACAAATTGGAGTGCGGGTGTAATTAAAGTTTCTGGAGAATTTCATTTAGATGGTTTATTAAAAAATTATGGGCTGTTAGAAGTTGATACAAAAATGAAAATTCATGGAGGTTATGTTAAAGGTGGAGGTACCATTCAAACACAAACTTTTGATATGTCTGATGAAGATAGTAGAGGTGCAATTTTAGCAAATCAAGTAATCACTACCAGTGATGGTTGTACCGGTACCAGTGTGACTTTTAATGACGAATCTTTTGAAGATTTTAATAATTCACTACCAGCAGGAGTAACAGTTAATGATGATAATGTGTATGTCTGCGGATTTAATAATAATGATGTTGCTCTACCAATAGAACTACATTCGTTTTCTGTTAGGAAAAGTAGTGCACAAGTTATTATAGAATGGGTAACAGCATCAGAGGAAAATAACTCTCATTTTATTATTGAACGATCTAGTGATGGCCGAAATTGGAAAGATATAGCTAGAGTAGAGGGCGCTGGAAATTCTAATGTTTTATTAAATTATTCTTTTTCTGACAAAGCACCTTTAGATGGTGTTAGTTATTACCGTTTATTACAAGTAGACTTTGATAGAAACTTCGAATACTTTTCTGCTAAATCTATTAAATTTGATTTTGTAGAAGACTTCAACATTATAGCGTATCCAATTCCAACTCAAAATTTTGTGTATATTAAATCAAACCAGATTGGATTTTTAAAAAACAGAGTTAATTTATATACATTAAATGGAAAAATAGTTACAACTCAAATTATTATAACACCCTCGTCAGAAGATATAATTTCTCTCAACATATCCTTTTTACCTAAAGGAATATATATCTGTAAATATTTAAATCAGACTATTAGGGTATTAAAAGAATGA
- a CDS encoding 3'(2'),5'-bisphosphate nucleotidase CysQ family protein — protein sequence MSINFIDLCYSIKECTIKAALLIQNYPKEKLKVENKNTGENLASQVVTEVDRLSQELILNELKTEIKKYDLGILTEESADDNSRFNKDYFLCIDPIDGTLPFIEQTSGYSISIALVDKKGIPQIGVIYDLVENNLYHAIKDDGVFKNDIPFQLNRQNHFTLVFDRSFLEHPRFMEIKNDFIKKYGNNLQIISHGGAAMNAIWVLENAPSCYFKFPKKVNGGGSIWDYAASCCLFITLNLIATDSYGQPIQLNQKNTFMNAKGIHYSTESDTLKITEKFI from the coding sequence ATGAGCATAAATTTTATCGATTTGTGTTACTCTATAAAAGAGTGTACAATAAAGGCGGCATTGCTAATACAGAACTACCCAAAGGAGAAACTGAAGGTAGAAAATAAAAATACTGGAGAAAATTTAGCCTCTCAAGTTGTTACAGAGGTAGATAGACTTAGCCAAGAACTTATTTTAAACGAATTAAAAACGGAAATTAAAAAATATGATCTAGGAATACTTACTGAAGAAAGTGCAGATGATAATAGCCGATTTAATAAAGATTATTTTTTATGTATTGATCCAATAGATGGTACACTTCCGTTTATAGAACAAACTTCGGGTTACAGTATTTCAATTGCATTAGTTGATAAAAAAGGTATTCCGCAAATTGGTGTAATTTATGATTTAGTAGAAAACAACCTTTATCACGCTATTAAAGATGATGGAGTTTTTAAAAATGATATTCCTTTTCAGTTGAACAGACAAAATCATTTTACTTTAGTGTTTGATAGAAGTTTCCTTGAGCATCCTAGGTTTATGGAAATTAAAAACGATTTTATCAAAAAATATGGGAATAACCTTCAAATTATTAGTCATGGCGGAGCAGCTATGAATGCTATCTGGGTGTTAGAGAATGCTCCTAGTTGTTATTTCAAATTTCCAAAGAAAGTAAATGGTGGTGGAAGCATTTGGGATTATGCTGCATCATGCTGTCTATTTATAACGTTAAATTTAATAGCAACTGATAGTTATGGTCAGCCTATCCAACTAAATCAAAAAAACACTTTCATGAACGCAAAAGGTATTCATTATTCTACTGAATCTGATACTTTAAAAATAACAGAAAAGTTTATTTAG
- a CDS encoding oxidoreductase family protein, which yields MNQHFKDIILKSTGASSLEEVEVIQSLWSGYGSIIRYSLKGGSYSCVVVKHVQYPDDTKHPRGWNTSLSHERKLKSYKVETSWYQNFSLLCDDSCRIPKCFALETHNDEVLIVLEDLDSSGFPKRLNQVGWNEITCCLEWLANFHASFMGTKPTNLWEIGTYWHLATRPDELKELDDKRLKSIASKLDETLNNAKYITLVHGDAKLANFCFSIDGKKVAAVDFQYVGGGCGMKDVAYFIGSCLNEEECEQYENKLLSIYFNALRKGLKKHNPSLDFNDVEKEWRALFPIAWTDFHRFLKGWSPGHWKINSYSEKMAQEVIEILK from the coding sequence ATGAATCAGCATTTTAAGGATATCATTTTAAAATCAACAGGTGCTTCATCTTTAGAAGAAGTAGAAGTTATCCAAAGTCTATGGAGTGGGTACGGTAGTATCATTCGTTATAGTTTAAAAGGTGGTTCTTATTCATGTGTTGTTGTTAAACATGTTCAATACCCAGACGATACTAAGCACCCCAGAGGATGGAATACAAGTCTCTCTCATGAGAGAAAATTAAAATCGTATAAAGTTGAGACATCATGGTATCAGAACTTCAGTTTACTATGTGATGATTCTTGCCGAATTCCTAAATGCTTTGCATTAGAAACTCATAATGATGAAGTACTTATTGTACTTGAAGATTTAGACAGTAGTGGTTTTCCAAAAAGGTTGAATCAAGTTGGTTGGAATGAAATAACCTGTTGTTTAGAATGGTTAGCTAATTTTCATGCTTCTTTTATGGGAACCAAGCCAACAAACTTGTGGGAAATTGGTACTTATTGGCATTTAGCTACTCGCCCAGATGAATTAAAAGAATTAGACGATAAACGACTCAAGAGTATAGCAAGTAAGTTAGATGAAACATTAAATAATGCAAAGTACATAACACTTGTTCATGGAGATGCTAAATTGGCTAACTTTTGTTTTTCTATTGATGGTAAAAAGGTAGCCGCAGTAGACTTCCAATATGTGGGTGGAGGCTGTGGAATGAAAGATGTTGCTTACTTTATAGGTAGTTGCTTAAACGAAGAGGAATGTGAGCAATATGAAAATAAATTACTATCTATTTATTTTAATGCTTTAAGAAAAGGTCTTAAAAAACACAACCCATCTTTAGATTTCAATGATGTTGAAAAAGAATGGAGAGCACTGTTCCCTATTGCATGGACAGACTTCCATAGGTTTCTAAAAGGTTGGAGTCCGGGACATTGGAAAATAAATAGTTACTCAGAAAAAATGGCTCAAGAAGTTATAGAAATACTGAAGTAA
- a CDS encoding TonB-dependent receptor, translated as MLTKQFSFVAVLMCLLTGSTFAQSIIKGTLLDASTEEPIIGANVSIEGTTTGAITDFDGNFSFESKETGNKVVQISFVGMKSIKTDVTLDGSTINLGEVSMESDAIGLQEVEVMASIAVDRKTPVAAATISAEDIETKVGNQEFPQVLKSTPGIYVSGAGGGFGDSRISLRGFDSENVAVMINGVPVNDMENGKVYWSNWAGLNDVTKTMQVQRGLGASKLAVPSVGGTINIITKATDAEKGGNVFMGIGNDGYLKTGLSLSTGLMDNGWAVSTSLSKTTGNGYVDGTSFEGYSYFLNIAKQINDKHTLSFTTFGAPQTHGQRRTYLKEEDYDKYGKRYNADWGYKNGQEFNTNENFYHKPQMSLNWYWTISDRTDLATTAYVSVGKGGGTGITSNAAYNDRLNVNDHRTYEGIIDYDSFIAANQQQFDATNGENSSVYYASNNNHLWTGAVSTLTHKINDAWTLTGGLDLRYYKGEHYQTVEDLMGNPYYVDNSNKSVGSQQLGVGDKMGYYNDGIVQWQGLFGQIEYSKNDLTWFLSAAGSHQAYKRIDYFNYSDGPNETDWQSFFGGSVKTGANYNIDEHHNVFANAGYISRQPFMNAVFLNYKNDINTQATNEKIASGEIGYGYRTRGFKVNVNGYYTYWQDKAFTKTVFDEDGQSYSANLLGVDALHKGIEVDFAWQPTRKLTVTGMASIGDWKWLNNLENVIIYDDQQRPVDEVNVYMEGAEVGNSAQTTAAIGVTYEVLPKLKLMGDWNYYGQLYADYDVTKLDDPAYNNTSMYQLPNYNLFDVGASYAFAMAGFNGLVNFKVNNVFDTDYAVQGQQGGLNETGQTTLNGYYMGVGRTYSIGLKMSF; from the coding sequence ATGCTTACAAAACAATTTTCATTCGTAGCGGTACTAATGTGCCTTCTAACAGGATCAACTTTTGCACAATCAATTATCAAAGGTACCTTGTTAGATGCTTCTACAGAAGAGCCTATTATTGGAGCCAATGTTTCTATAGAAGGAACAACAACTGGTGCAATAACAGACTTTGATGGAAACTTCTCTTTTGAGTCCAAGGAAACTGGAAACAAAGTAGTTCAGATCTCATTCGTTGGAATGAAGTCAATTAAAACAGATGTTACTTTAGATGGTTCAACTATTAATTTAGGTGAAGTATCTATGGAATCTGACGCTATTGGTTTACAGGAAGTAGAAGTTATGGCTTCTATTGCTGTTGACCGTAAAACTCCTGTTGCTGCTGCAACAATTTCTGCAGAAGATATCGAAACTAAAGTAGGTAACCAAGAGTTTCCTCAAGTACTAAAGTCAACACCTGGTATTTATGTATCTGGAGCTGGTGGTGGATTTGGTGACTCACGTATCTCTTTACGTGGTTTCGATTCTGAGAATGTTGCCGTTATGATTAACGGTGTACCTGTTAATGATATGGAGAATGGTAAAGTTTACTGGTCTAACTGGGCTGGTTTAAATGATGTTACCAAAACAATGCAAGTACAAAGAGGTCTTGGGGCTTCTAAGTTAGCTGTTCCATCTGTTGGTGGTACAATTAACATTATTACTAAAGCAACTGATGCTGAAAAAGGTGGTAATGTATTTATGGGTATTGGTAATGACGGTTACTTAAAAACTGGATTATCTTTATCAACTGGTTTAATGGATAACGGTTGGGCTGTTTCTACTTCATTATCTAAAACTACTGGTAATGGTTATGTAGACGGAACATCTTTTGAAGGATATTCTTACTTCCTTAACATTGCAAAACAAATTAATGATAAACATACTTTATCATTCACAACATTTGGTGCTCCACAAACTCACGGACAAAGAAGAACATACTTGAAAGAAGAAGATTACGACAAGTATGGTAAAAGATATAACGCAGATTGGGGTTACAAAAACGGACAGGAGTTTAACACAAATGAAAACTTCTATCATAAGCCTCAAATGTCGCTTAACTGGTATTGGACAATTAGTGATAGAACAGATTTAGCAACTACTGCTTATGTTTCTGTTGGTAAAGGTGGTGGAACTGGCATTACATCAAACGCTGCATATAACGACCGTTTAAATGTAAATGACCATAGAACTTATGAAGGTATTATAGATTATGATAGCTTTATTGCTGCTAACCAACAACAATTTGATGCAACAAACGGTGAAAACTCTAGTGTGTACTATGCATCAAACAATAACCACTTATGGACAGGTGCAGTATCTACTTTAACACATAAGATCAATGATGCTTGGACTTTAACAGGTGGTCTTGACTTACGTTACTATAAAGGTGAACACTACCAAACTGTAGAAGACTTGATGGGTAATCCTTATTATGTAGATAACTCTAACAAATCTGTTGGTTCACAGCAATTAGGTGTGGGTGATAAGATGGGTTATTATAACGATGGTATTGTACAATGGCAAGGGTTATTTGGTCAGATTGAATACTCTAAAAATGATTTAACGTGGTTCTTATCTGCTGCTGGTTCTCATCAAGCATACAAACGTATTGATTATTTTAACTATAGCGATGGTCCGAATGAAACTGATTGGCAAAGCTTTTTTGGTGGTTCTGTAAAAACAGGTGCTAACTATAACATCGATGAACACCATAATGTATTTGCTAACGCAGGATATATTTCTCGTCAGCCATTTATGAATGCTGTATTCCTTAACTACAAAAACGATATCAATACGCAAGCAACAAATGAAAAAATTGCTTCTGGTGAAATTGGATATGGTTACAGAACAAGAGGGTTTAAAGTAAATGTTAACGGTTATTACACTTATTGGCAAGACAAAGCGTTTACCAAAACAGTTTTTGATGAAGATGGACAATCTTACTCTGCAAACTTATTAGGAGTTGATGCCTTACACAAAGGTATAGAAGTAGATTTTGCTTGGCAACCAACAAGAAAATTAACTGTTACTGGTATGGCCTCTATAGGTGATTGGAAATGGCTAAACAATTTAGAAAATGTTATAATCTATGATGATCAACAACGTCCAGTAGATGAAGTAAATGTATATATGGAAGGTGCTGAAGTTGGTAATTCTGCACAAACTACAGCTGCTATTGGTGTTACTTATGAAGTATTACCAAAGTTAAAATTAATGGGTGACTGGAATTACTATGGTCAATTATATGCTGATTATGATGTAACAAAATTAGATGATCCTGCTTACAATAATACAAGCATGTACCAATTACCAAACTACAACTTATTTGATGTTGGTGCATCTTATGCTTTTGCAATGGCTGGTTTTAACGGTTTAGTTAACTTTAAAGTAAATAATGTATTTGATACTGATTATGCTGTTCAAGGTCAGCAAGGTGGTTTGAACGAAACAGGACAAACTACACTAAATGGGTATTACATGGGTGTTGGTAGAACATATTCTATCGGATTAAAAATGAGCTTCTAG
- a CDS encoding helix-turn-helix domain-containing protein: MESKVEQYNANNINDFLKTLGLENTNNPLFYISSFKGVDISSAPAISYKHDYFEINLCIGLDAKITIDDYEVNSIDYNLNFISSGQKSSWDVKQADTSYMSYIVLFSPEFLPFTKNVFDVFENFPFFNHFTIPGYKLDRGQINKFIYYFDLMIFHYKKLTKDNLEIIRAYLTLLLFKIKDELAFVDKVSSIKTKKELMTLKFENLIKSTPEKFHPIKFYADKLDISTVYLSECVKEATNLTAKQILDDYIMIEAKSLVEQSNLNSSQIATRLGFIDNSNFIKYFKSKTGFTPMKYKKEFLAK; encoded by the coding sequence ATGGAAAGTAAGGTAGAGCAATACAATGCAAATAATATTAATGATTTTCTAAAAACTTTAGGTTTAGAAAACACCAATAATCCCTTATTTTATATTTCTAGTTTTAAAGGTGTAGATATTTCTAGTGCACCTGCTATTTCATATAAGCATGATTATTTTGAAATAAATTTGTGTATAGGGTTAGATGCGAAAATTACTATAGATGATTATGAAGTAAATTCAATTGATTATAATTTAAATTTTATCTCTTCTGGACAGAAATCATCTTGGGATGTAAAGCAAGCTGATACTTCTTACATGAGTTACATTGTTCTTTTCTCTCCTGAATTTTTACCGTTTACAAAAAATGTATTTGATGTATTTGAAAATTTTCCATTTTTCAATCATTTTACTATTCCAGGCTATAAACTAGATAGAGGACAAATCAATAAGTTTATTTATTATTTTGATTTAATGATTTTCCATTACAAAAAACTAACAAAAGATAATCTTGAAATTATTAGAGCATACCTTACGCTATTATTATTCAAAATAAAAGATGAATTGGCTTTTGTAGATAAAGTCAGTTCTATAAAAACCAAAAAAGAGCTGATGACATTAAAGTTTGAAAATTTGATTAAGTCGACTCCAGAAAAATTTCATCCAATTAAGTTTTATGCAGATAAGTTAGATATAAGCACTGTTTATTTATCAGAGTGTGTAAAAGAAGCGACAAATTTAACGGCTAAACAAATTCTTGATGATTACATAATGATAGAGGCAAAATCTTTAGTAGAACAATCTAATTTAAATTCTTCTCAGATTGCTACAAGATTAGGTTTTATAGATAACTCTAATTTTATAAAATACTTTAAAAGTAAAACTGGGTTTACTCCAATGAAGTATAAGAAAGAGTTTCTGGCCAAATAG
- a CDS encoding M1 family metallopeptidase, translating to MFKPLLVVLFLSVLSFNSFGQLLQGDKASFTEQDTLRGSITPEREWWDLKYYHLSIEVLSESKSIIGTNKVEYTVLSPFQVMQIDLQQPMEITKVLQDDKELKFIRNGNAFFITLDKQQNVGEVNSIVIYYNGQPREAVNAPWDGGFTWNKDTNGNDFIATSCQGLGASVWWPVKDHMYDEPDSMMISVEVPNLLMDVSNGQLLKVEKNRKKKTKTYHWFVDNPINNYGVNVNIGDYAHFSNKYDGEKGELSLEYYVLKPNLEKAKKQFQQTKEMLEAFEHWFGPYPFYEDGFKLVEVPYLGMEHQSSVTYGNKFQNGYLGKDLSGTGWGLKFDFIIVHEAGHEWFANNITDKDIADMWIHESFTSYSECLFVEYFYGKEAGQEYVRGTRRSIQNDKPIIGIYGVNAEGSGDMYYKGSNMLNMIRQITNDDDKWLSTLRGLNKDFYHQTVETTQIENYLITHLGFDAEPIFDQYLRTSQVPILEYKIAKNRLSYRFTSAISTFKMPVDMVLGEKVERMDVTTEWKSVELKEDIQEIKVNPNYYIGIMKMQ from the coding sequence ATGTTTAAACCATTATTAGTAGTACTATTTTTATCAGTTTTGTCATTCAATTCTTTTGGGCAATTATTGCAAGGTGATAAAGCATCTTTTACTGAACAAGATACATTAAGGGGTTCTATTACTCCAGAAAGAGAGTGGTGGGATTTAAAGTATTATCATTTATCTATTGAAGTTCTTTCTGAATCAAAAAGTATAATAGGCACAAATAAGGTAGAATATACTGTGTTATCTCCATTTCAAGTGATGCAAATTGATTTACAACAACCAATGGAAATCACCAAAGTATTGCAAGACGATAAAGAATTAAAGTTTATAAGAAATGGTAATGCTTTTTTTATCACTTTAGATAAACAACAAAATGTTGGAGAAGTTAACAGTATTGTTATTTATTACAATGGTCAGCCAAGAGAAGCTGTTAATGCACCTTGGGATGGTGGTTTTACATGGAATAAAGATACAAATGGGAATGATTTTATAGCTACATCTTGTCAAGGATTAGGAGCAAGTGTATGGTGGCCTGTAAAAGATCATATGTATGATGAGCCTGATTCTATGATGATTTCTGTAGAAGTACCTAACTTATTAATGGACGTATCTAATGGTCAATTATTAAAGGTTGAAAAGAACAGAAAGAAGAAAACAAAAACCTATCATTGGTTTGTAGATAACCCTATCAATAATTATGGTGTAAATGTAAATATTGGAGATTATGCCCATTTTTCTAACAAATACGATGGTGAAAAAGGAGAACTCTCTTTAGAGTATTATGTTTTAAAACCAAACTTAGAAAAAGCAAAAAAACAGTTTCAGCAAACAAAAGAAATGTTAGAAGCATTTGAACATTGGTTTGGTCCTTATCCTTTTTATGAAGATGGATTTAAATTAGTGGAAGTACCTTATTTAGGAATGGAACATCAGAGTTCTGTAACCTATGGTAATAAGTTTCAAAACGGTTACTTAGGTAAAGATTTAAGTGGAACAGGATGGGGATTGAAATTTGATTTTATTATTGTACATGAGGCAGGGCATGAGTGGTTTGCAAACAATATTACAGATAAGGATATTGCTGACATGTGGATTCATGAAAGTTTCACATCTTATTCTGAATGTTTGTTTGTGGAATACTTTTATGGTAAAGAGGCAGGACAAGAATATGTACGCGGTACACGTAGGAGTATTCAAAACGATAAACCAATTATTGGTATATACGGTGTAAATGCAGAAGGTTCTGGAGATATGTATTATAAGGGCTCTAATATGTTAAACATGATTAGACAAATTACCAATGATGATGATAAATGGTTATCGACTTTAAGGGGTTTAAATAAAGATTTTTACCATCAAACAGTAGAAACTACGCAGATAGAAAACTATTTAATTACTCATTTAGGATTTGATGCAGAACCAATTTTCGATCAATATTTAAGAACGAGCCAAGTACCTATTTTAGAATATAAAATTGCTAAAAATAGATTGTCGTATCGTTTTACTAGTGCAATTTCTACTTTTAAAATGCCTGTAGACATGGTGTTAGGAGAGAAGGTTGAAAGAATGGACGTTACCACTGAATGGAAATCGGTAGAATTAAAAGAAGATATTCAGGAAATAAAGGTAAACCCTAATTATTATATAGGAATTATGAAAATGCAATAA
- a CDS encoding T9SS type A sorting domain-containing protein, giving the protein MKKYILLIFASFLIASCTTLDSETLSFNAIEPLANDNNITYIEQDYSCTTNVNSGNYVIYNNSQDTTLKINFDNVIVSDAAITLEGNGKIRLIIKNTCVFDNDIFTRNNKNYKVVLKKDSRLIINEEYDITNTGDDKIIYDESDLPVELISFDSKLINNQVQLNWSTATEINSNNFEVQRSIDTRNWTVISDIKAAGNSNTKLDYQYIDSNLPVASVVYYRLVETDLDGLSQTFGPNAIYLEQTENTVSVYPNPVNYGENIHIVSTYDDMDIRIFDASGRTYAEFETEYNHIELPMTYGQGILFIEVKSGAAITTEKVIVR; this is encoded by the coding sequence ATGAAAAAATATATACTTCTCATTTTTGCTTCTTTTCTTATTGCATCTTGCACTACTTTAGATAGTGAAACCTTATCATTTAATGCTATTGAGCCATTAGCTAATGATAATAATATCACTTATATAGAACAGGATTATAGTTGTACAACTAATGTCAATTCAGGTAATTACGTGATATATAATAATAGTCAGGATACAACTTTAAAAATAAATTTTGATAACGTTATTGTCTCTGATGCTGCAATAACTTTAGAAGGGAATGGTAAAATTCGTTTAATTATTAAGAATACATGTGTTTTCGATAATGATATTTTCACGAGAAATAACAAGAATTATAAAGTTGTTTTAAAGAAAGATAGCAGATTGATTATTAACGAGGAATACGATATAACTAATACAGGTGATGATAAGATAATTTATGACGAATCAGATTTGCCAGTAGAGTTAATTTCATTTGATAGTAAATTAATTAATAATCAAGTACAGTTAAATTGGAGTACAGCAACAGAAATTAATTCCAATAACTTTGAGGTCCAACGATCTATTGATACAAGAAATTGGACTGTAATTAGTGATATTAAAGCGGCTGGTAATTCGAATACAAAATTAGATTATCAATATATAGATTCAAATTTACCTGTAGCTTCTGTAGTATATTACCGTTTGGTGGAGACAGATTTAGATGGCTTATCTCAAACATTTGGTCCTAATGCTATTTATTTAGAACAAACTGAAAATACTGTAAGTGTTTACCCAAATCCCGTTAATTATGGCGAGAATATACATATTGTCTCAACGTATGATGATATGGACATTAGAATATTTGATGCATCTGGTAGAACATACGCTGAATTTGAAACGGAATATAATCATATAGAATTACCGATGACATACGGACAGGGTATATTATTTATTGAGGTGAAAAGTGGTGCTGCTATAACAACTGAAAAAGTTATTGTAAGATAA